One genomic region from Deltaproteobacteria bacterium encodes:
- a CDS encoding serine/threonine protein kinase, giving the protein MAVGASGRTGRLPGAARRRAAGRSPASRGRAAAAGDLTRRRPTAYHCAKMEGRTKVTKDILTEEGRFILANVLAEGRFSRQNRLEDIRRICENAVTLPFGEYVGFLESAGYLRHDVETSQLEVTAEGARVANGDNLAEFAERAVLYFKNRRRARGKEELVAKTSGGRPSATVGGEIRTHGEIVDARYEKLAKIGSGGIGTVYRARQVPLNREVALKEIRDLFSYFSDEQRGEIVRRFTDVVQAGASLAHPNILPMHDVNLDRDYPYVVTELAPNGSARRLITDAEEVPIALVLKYLLQTAHALQAAHAQRVFHRGLKPENLLIDGYGNVKVSDFGFARIVERDSAVIRQVYVGIGSVAYMAPELFTDPVGAGPQADIYALGIIFYELLTRRLPGRRSPMPSQINPNLPAQIDDIFDKMTRDSRSERYATVDDILEDFEKIKDLQNVLDKQTQVMAAENPLAQIKFREPESPSEEPLAGDDADGADKADADKAARRVTASSRRPYSFQQRKKKS; this is encoded by the coding sequence ATGGCGGTGGGTGCCTCCGGCCGAACTGGCCGACTACCGGGTGCTGCCCGCCGACGAGCCGCTGGTCGATCGCCTGCGTCGCGAGGGCGTGCCGCCGCTGCCGGTGATTTGACCCGCCGGCGGCCAACCGCCTATCATTGCGCGAAGATGGAGGGGCGCACCAAGGTCACCAAGGACATCCTCACGGAGGAGGGGCGGTTCATCCTCGCCAACGTCCTGGCCGAGGGGCGCTTCAGCCGGCAGAACCGGCTCGAGGACATCCGGCGCATCTGCGAGAACGCGGTCACGCTTCCGTTCGGCGAGTACGTCGGATTTCTGGAGTCGGCCGGTTACTTGCGGCACGACGTCGAGACCTCGCAGCTCGAGGTGACCGCCGAGGGGGCGCGCGTCGCCAACGGCGACAACCTGGCCGAGTTCGCCGAGCGCGCCGTGCTGTATTTCAAGAATCGCCGCCGCGCCCGCGGCAAGGAGGAACTCGTGGCCAAGACCTCCGGCGGCCGGCCCAGCGCGACGGTGGGCGGGGAGATTCGCACGCACGGCGAGATCGTCGATGCCCGCTACGAGAAGCTCGCGAAGATCGGCAGCGGGGGCATCGGGACGGTCTACCGCGCTCGCCAGGTGCCGCTCAACCGAGAGGTCGCGCTCAAGGAGATCCGCGACCTGTTTAGCTACTTCAGCGACGAACAGCGCGGAGAGATCGTCCGGCGATTCACCGATGTCGTCCAGGCCGGGGCGAGTTTGGCGCATCCGAACATCCTGCCGATGCACGACGTCAACCTCGACCGCGACTATCCCTACGTCGTGACCGAGTTGGCGCCGAACGGCTCGGCGCGCCGGCTGATCACCGATGCGGAAGAGGTTCCGATCGCGCTGGTGCTCAAGTACTTGCTCCAGACGGCGCACGCGCTGCAGGCAGCCCACGCGCAGCGCGTGTTTCACCGCGGCCTCAAGCCCGAGAACTTGCTCATCGACGGGTATGGCAACGTCAAGGTGTCGGACTTCGGCTTCGCGCGCATCGTCGAGCGCGACTCCGCCGTGATCCGGCAGGTGTACGTCGGTATCGGCTCGGTCGCGTACATGGCGCCCGAGCTGTTCACCGACCCGGTCGGCGCCGGACCCCAGGCCGACATCTACGCGCTCGGCATCATTTTCTACGAGCTGCTCACCCGGCGCTTGCCCGGCCGGCGGTCGCCGATGCCCTCGCAGATCAATCCGAACTTGCCCGCGCAGATCGACGACATCTTCGACAAGATGACGCGCGACTCGCGCAGCGAGCGCTACGCGACCGTCGACGACATTCTCGAGGATTTCGAAAAGATCAAGGATCTGCAGAACGTCCTCGACAAGCAGACGCAGGTCATGGCGGCGGAAAACCCCCTCGCGCAGATCAAGTTCCGCGAACCGGAATCGCCGAGCGAGGAGCCGCTGGCCGGCGACGACGCCGACGGGGCCGACAAGGCCGATGCCGACAAGGCCGCTCGCCGGGTGACGGCGTCGAGCCGCCGGCCGTACTCGTTCCAGCAGCGCAAGAAGAAGTCGTAG
- a CDS encoding (deoxy)nucleoside triphosphate pyrophosphohydrolase: protein MHVELGLAGIGHFDVAGPDELTDDVGGDEVDLLRVELHSGGTLGAVARGCQGALSSDAVVLVRKLVVAGLVGRGDGAILLTRRRADQALAGYWELPGGKVEPGEPPAAALARELREELAVDAVVGRVWDVVHHVYDGYEVVLLVYAAALRDGARPRAVEVAEWRWVPPAELADYRVLPADEPLVDRLRREGVPPLPVI from the coding sequence TTGCACGTCGAGCTCGGCCTCGCTGGCATCGGACACTTCGATGTCGCCGGCCCCGACGAGTTGACGGATGACGTCGGCGGCGATGAGGTCGATCTTCTGCGCGTAGAGCTTCACTCGGGCGGGACTCTAGGCGCGGTCGCGCGCGGCTGTCAAGGCGCGCTATCCTCCGACGCCGTGGTGCTGGTGCGCAAGCTCGTGGTCGCCGGGCTCGTCGGGCGCGGCGACGGCGCGATCCTCCTCACGCGGCGGCGCGCCGATCAGGCGCTCGCCGGGTACTGGGAACTGCCCGGAGGCAAGGTGGAACCGGGCGAGCCGCCCGCTGCCGCGCTCGCGCGCGAGCTGCGCGAGGAGTTGGCGGTGGATGCGGTCGTCGGCCGCGTATGGGATGTGGTGCACCACGTCTACGACGGCTATGAGGTCGTCCTGCTCGTCTACGCCGCGGCCCTGCGCGACGGCGCGCGGCCGCGCGCCGTGGAGGTGGCGGAATGGCGGTGGGTGCCTCCGGCCGAACTGGCCGACTACCGGGTGCTGCCCGCCGACGAGCCGCTGGTCGATCGCCTGCGTCGCGAGGGCGTGCCGCCGCTGCCGGTGATTTGA